From the Natranaeroarchaeum aerophilus genome, one window contains:
- a CDS encoding sugar ABC transporter permease codes for MSMSKSILGDLKDDIVHGAKAPIRAGREVIGTIRALRDGRASYREVGLTAGATLGAIVLLLIILFPLYYMINVALAAGTGAASLYEEGFFASPTEYNLAAFEWLWYDSGFFFRPNYQEAPTVGMWEAFTGSFLANSLQLVIPTVVFSMILIIPAAYAFSRREFKGRKPLLYGYVLLTQVGGGISIAALIAIYVVFNQLGLLNSFLAVSALYAAGAIPFNTWLLKTFMDNIPESYEEAAIMDGASRWRVMWEIVLPLSKPGLAVVLIFVFLAGWNEFILVQILLSADNHPLSVGLYRLIDEFSTPWGQFSAFALVYALPVALIYFFSQRYVESGLSFGGMEG; via the coding sequence ATGAGTATGAGCAAAAGCATCCTTGGTGATCTCAAGGATGACATCGTCCACGGGGCAAAGGCACCGATCCGCGCGGGTCGTGAAGTGATCGGTACGATCAGAGCGCTCCGGGATGGCCGGGCGTCCTATCGAGAGGTTGGGCTGACAGCGGGTGCGACGCTGGGTGCGATCGTGCTCCTGTTGATCATCCTGTTCCCGCTGTATTATATGATCAACGTGGCGCTGGCGGCGGGGACGGGCGCGGCGAGCCTGTACGAGGAGGGCTTTTTCGCGTCGCCGACGGAGTACAACCTGGCTGCGTTCGAGTGGCTGTGGTACGACTCCGGGTTTTTCTTCCGGCCCAACTATCAGGAGGCTCCGACTGTGGGTATGTGGGAAGCGTTTACCGGGTCGTTCCTGGCGAATAGCCTGCAGTTGGTGATCCCCACGGTGGTGTTCTCGATGATCCTGATCATCCCGGCTGCGTACGCGTTCTCGCGGCGTGAGTTCAAGGGGCGTAAACCGTTGCTGTACGGCTATGTGCTGTTGACGCAGGTGGGTGGTGGGATCTCGATCGCGGCGCTGATAGCGATCTACGTGGTGTTCAACCAGCTGGGGCTGTTGAACAGCTTTCTTGCTGTTTCGGCGCTGTACGCGGCGGGTGCGATTCCGTTCAACACGTGGTTGCTGAAGACGTTCATGGATAACATCCCGGAGTCGTATGAGGAGGCGGCGATCATGGATGGTGCGTCGCGGTGGCGTGTGATGTGGGAGATCGTGTTGCCGCTGTCGAAGCCGGGGCTGGCGGTGGTGTTGATCTTCGTGTTCCTGGCTGGGTGGAACGAGTTCATTCTGGTCCAGATCCTGCTGAGTGCGGATAATCATCCGCTGTCGGTTGGTCTGTATCGGCTGATTGACGAGTTCAGTACGCCGTGGGGTCAGTTCTCGGCGTTCGCGCTGGTGTATGCGTTGCCGGTGGCGCTGATTTACTTCTTCAGTCAGCGCTACGTCGAGAGCGGGCTGTCCTTCGGCGGCATGGAAGGATAG
- a CDS encoding ThuA domain-containing protein: MTQPHVLLVGETRFPFHSLDEMGPHIEDALGETTVITSTTDRSALTDLSAYDIVVDYLTDSALTDEQRAGLFSFIESGGGYLGLHCAADLTSQPDGDGSVTPREEPLPELRAFLGGHFLGHPEQAEFGVEIVEREHPIIDGVSDFRVFDEPYKLAHDEDVEVLAWMDHEELDRYPVVWTKTHGAGRICYASLGHTPEALEQPSYRRLLRNAVGWLAEQ, encoded by the coding sequence ATGACCCAGCCACACGTCCTGCTTGTCGGCGAAACCCGTTTTCCCTTCCACTCGCTCGACGAGATGGGACCACACATCGAGGACGCGCTCGGCGAAACGACAGTCATCACCAGCACGACGGACAGGTCTGCGCTGACCGATCTCTCGGCGTACGACATCGTCGTCGATTATCTCACGGATAGCGCGCTCACCGACGAGCAGCGCGCTGGTCTGTTTTCCTTTATCGAGTCCGGCGGCGGCTACCTCGGCCTCCACTGCGCCGCAGACCTCACGAGCCAGCCGGACGGCGACGGGAGTGTCACTCCACGCGAGGAGCCCCTGCCCGAGTTGCGAGCGTTCCTCGGCGGGCACTTTCTCGGCCACCCCGAGCAGGCCGAGTTCGGCGTCGAGATCGTCGAGCGGGAGCATCCGATCATCGACGGCGTTTCGGACTTTCGCGTGTTCGACGAGCCGTACAAACTCGCTCACGACGAGGATGTCGAGGTGCTCGCCTGGATGGATCACGAGGAGCTCGACCGGTACCCGGTCGTCTGGACGAAGACCCACGGCGCGGGACGCATCTGTTACGCCTCGCTGGGCCACACGCCCGAAGCCCTCGAACAGCCATCGTATCGGCGATTGCTCCGAAACGCGGTCGGATGGCTGGCCGAGCAGTAG